The following are encoded in a window of Anopheles gambiae chromosome X, idAnoGambNW_F1_1, whole genome shotgun sequence genomic DNA:
- the LOC11176031 gene encoding uncharacterized protein LOC11176031 isoform X1, producing the protein MDAAANKRGRGKGTRSTGRTVAAAVAVGGGAAANSGTNSPIVVSPSVVTLERRSTLPIPSITGNSSSTVLGVAANNATATASTATTTTASAPSIQRKLLRLAGKRHTGKGVSLGATTSKLACSSRTHLVRKALPVSGAVVGSVADRLHHRHGGVVPPIISTATANRNSANEAKLGKHHHPLPHQQNGYVAAAGSSYAPIVPYGPPGLLDGAETHQAGVAAVAASTRMVATSVSPLSPQTLSPSTGSSSPSTISPGVSLAASPLASCTGRQNAPAGGGARTANSNRGATASSVPFRMAPGTDGSFSVAGVPPALISSRDGKIQLQIVTQPEQQHRARYQTEGSRGAVKDRSGNGFPVVRLVGYNKPAALLVYIGSDVGRPTPHIFYQACKVSGKNSTPCVERILEGTKYIEVQLKPENNMTVTCDCVGILKERNVDVEYRFPDQTASRTKKKSTRCRMVFRTTITGEDGATETLQVSSHQIICTQPPGVPEILKKSLISCPVEGGLELFIIGKNFLKDTRVVFHRPKAVPAHSAFTRTAAAGAAWEHAVAPDKEHLNQVHLICKVPPYERQDITEPVTIKLYILSSGKKSETHDFIYTPKGEHTALSAATTVATIPGRRNRLGTAVGQQQQQQQQPPQHQQQQPPPTSHNYFSELAGLGNNGAGVQNGGNVTAVPNVDGAALANAINAIAATAAGMGELPGPNGAAGGRFVCNGNRTEAAVSPFDEPANVHASRPMFLRTSTPLEIEAKGMMPPPINVLPTGSIIPPQCHPGVLSLPSPNQPIQPAVDVFKPELVEPECSRSHMADEESLDQFAVKASLARFGASVENSLDGILFAPVPAEPSILYRRRSVRQPSMEMEDSCSNMSLLANDSRMMDLPSAGGAAAAAAAGGGGSSGGGSLSIGSHFDTVMNIATLTSFCGSLPVAPMETNYMGGEPLGTAKPPPLPVDCDIKSIIKTEPQTPHASTTPVNMQLDQLLAASGVCSDAIATQIEAECLLQQQQQQQQQQQQQQQQQQQQEQQQQQQQQQQQQQQQQQQQQQQQQQQQQQQQQQQQQQQQQQQQQQQQQQQQQQQQQQQEQHQQQQQQQQQQQQQLHQQTQQQQQQQLQQQQQQLHQQTQQQQQQQQQLQQQHQQTQQQQQQQLQQQTLLELSSMATVGDAAAVQSMLQQQDVLLPPTTVTGSPTTSIMQQQQQQQEQHQQQLQQQQQQLQQHQQHQLQQQQQQQQQHQLQQLQQQQLQQQQLQQQQQQQQLQQQQQQLQQQQQQQQQQLHQQQQQQQRLQQQEQQLHHHLQQLQQQHEQQQQQQQQQQVLAEKMDVGMVGGPVAVCDALLMDTQLPTQQPMDTSAPLPIASPPTVVGTLGVVQLGGRGVVGNGVPPEVPVTVVQPVSAVPAVGVARPLEVVVEPAIPMDSIGLHPSQESLAEESRALASELTAMTETELMNYICPSAFDAV; encoded by the exons atgGATGCGGCGGCAAACAAACGTGGCCGGGGCAAGGGCACGCGCTCGACGGGACGAACAGTGGCCGCCGCCGttgccgttggtggtggtgctgctgctaactCCGGGACAAACTCACCCATCGTCGTCTCCCCGTCGGTGGTAACGCTGGAGCGACGTTCGACCTTACCAATACCGAGTATTActggcaacagcagcagcacggtccTCG GAGTGGCAGCCAACAACGCGACCGCCACTgcctccaccgccaccaccaccaccgccagcgcGCCTAGCATACAGCGCAAGCTGCTGCGGCTGGCCGGCAAACGGCACACGGGCAAAGGGGTCAGTCTCGGTGCGACGACCAGCAAGCTGGCCTGCAGCAGCCGCACGCATCTCGTGCGGAAGGCGCTGCCCGTGTCGGGCGCGGTGGTCGGCAGCGTGGCCGACCGGTTGCATCACCGGCACGGCGGTGTCGTACCGCCCATCATCAGCACGGCGACGGCGAACCGGAACAGTGCGAACGAGGCCAAGCTCGGCAAGCACCACCATCCGCTGCCGCACCAGCAGAACGGGTACGTGGCGGCGGCGGGCAGCAGCTACGCCCCGATCGTGCCGTACGGGCCGCCCGGTTTGCTGGACGGAGCGGAGACCCATCAAGCGGGTGTTGCGGCTGTCGCCGCCAGTACAAG AATGGTTGCCACGTCCGTGTCTCCGCTGTCGCCGCAGACCCTATCGCCCTCGACCGGATCCTCCTCGCCGTCCACGATCTCGCCGGGCGTGTCGCTTGCCGCCTCCCCGCTGGCCAGCTGCACCGGCCGGCAGAATGCACCGGCCGggggaggtgcgcgcacggcCAACAGCAACAGGGGGGCAACCGCATCGTCCGTACCGTTCCGGATGGCGCCCGGCACCGACGGTAGCTTCTCGGTCGCGGGCGTCCCGCCCGCCCTCATCAGCTCGCGCGACGGCAAGATACAGCTGCAGATAGTGACGcagccggagcagcagcaccgggcTCGCTACCAGACGGAGGGGTCGCGCGGCGCGGTGAAGGACCGCAGCGGCAACGGCTTTCCGGTGGTGCGGCTGGTCGGCTACAACAAACCGGCCGCGCTGCTGGTGTACATCGGGTCGGACGTGGGCCGGCCGACGCCGCACATCTTCTACCAGGCGTGCAAGGTGTCGGGCAAAAACTCGACCCCGTGCGTGGAGCGCATCCTGGAGGGCACCAAGTACATCGAGGTGCAGCTGAAGCCGGAAAACAACATGACCGTCACGTGCGACTGCGTGGGCATACTGAAGGAGCGGAACGTCGACGTGGAGTACCGGTTTCCCGACCAGACGGCGTCCCGCACGAAGAAAAAGTCCACCCGCTGCCGGATGGTGTTCCGCACCACCATTACCGGGGAGGACGGGGCGACCGAGACGCTGCAGGTGTCGTCGCATCAAATTATCTGCA CGCAACCACCGGGCGTGCCGGAAATACTGAAAAAATCCCTCATCTCCTGCCCGGTCGAGGGCGGTCTGGAGCTGTTCATCATAGGCAAAAACTTCCTCAAGGATACGCGCGTCGTCTTCCATCGGCCGAAGGCGGTGCCCGCACACTCGGCATTTACGCGCACGGCAGCTGCCGGTGCGGCCTGGGAGCATGCGGTCGCTCCCGACAAGGAGCATTTGAATCAG GTTCATCTCATCTGCAAGGTGCCACCGTACGAGCGGCAGGACATTACCGAGCCGGTCACGATCAAGCTGTACATCCTGTCCAGCGGCAAGAAGAGCGAAACGCATGACTTTATCTACACGCCGAAAGGTGAGCATACGGCGCTCAGTGCCGCGACCACGGTGGCTACCATCCCGGGGCGCCGCAACCGTTTAGGTACGGCCgttggccagcagcagcagcagcagcagcagccgccgcaacaccagcaacagcagccgccaCCAACGTCGCACAACTATTTTAGCGAGCTGGCCGGCCTCGGCAACAATGGGGCCGGGGTGCAGAACGGTGGCAACGTTACCGCCGTGCCGAACGTTGACGGTGCTGCGCTGGCCAATGCGATCAATGCGATCGCGGCCACGGCCGCCGGCATGGGCGAGCTGCCCGGCCCGAACGGAGCTGCTGGCGGTCGCTTTGTCTGCAACGGCAACCGGACGGAAG CAGCCGTGTCGCCGTTCGACGAGCCGGCGAACGTGCACGCCAGCCGGCCAATGTTTCTGCGCACCTCGACGCCGCTCGAGATCGAGGCGAAGGGCATGATGCCGCCGCCGATCAACGTGCTGCCGACCGGAAGTATTATCCCGCCCCAGTGCCACCCGGGCGTGCTGTCGCTGCCCTCGCCCAACCAGCCGATCCAGCCGGCGGTGGACGTGTTCAAGCCGGAGCTGGTCGAGCCGGAGTGCAGCCGCAGCCACATGGCGGACGAGGAGTCGCTCGACCAGTTCGCGGTGAAGGCTTCGCTGGCCCGGTTCGGTGCGTCGGTCGAGAACTCGCTGGACGGCATCCTGTTCGCGCCGGTCCCGGCCGAGCCGAGCATACTGTACCGGCGGCGCAGCGTCCGGCAGCCGAGCATGGAGATGGAAGACAGCTGCTCGAACATGTCGCTGCTGGCGAACGACAGCCGCATGATGGACCTACCGAGCGCTGGCggtgcagcggcagcagcagctgccggcggtggtggtagtagcggGGGTGGGTCGCTGTCGATCGGGTCGCACTTCGACACGGTGATGAACATTGCCACGCTGACGTCCTTCTGCGGCAGCCTGCCGGTGGCACCGATGGAAACGAACTACATGGGCGGGGAGCCGCTGGGCACGGCCAAGCCGCCGCCCCTGCCGGTCGACTGCGACATCAAGAGCATCATCAAAACGGAGCCGCAGACGCCGCACGCCTCGACGACGCCGGTCAACATGCAGCTGGACCAGTTGCTGGCAGCTTCCGGCGTGTGCAGCGACGCGATTGCCACGCAGATCGAGGCGGAAtgtttgctgcagcagcaacagcagcagcagcagcaacaacaacagcagcagcaacaacagcagcagcaggaacagcaacaacagcaacaacaacaacaacagcaacaacagcagcagcaacaacagcagcagcaacaacagcagcagcaacagcagcaacaacaacagcagcagcagcagcagcaacaacaacagcagcaacaacaacaacaacaacaacaacagcagcagcagcaacagcagcaggaacaacaccagcaacaacagcaacagcagcagcagcaacaacaacaactccatcaacaaactcaacaacagcaacaacaacaattgcagcagcaacaacaacaactgcatcaacaaactcaacaacaacagcaacaacaacaacagctgcagcaacagcatcaacaaactcaacaacaacagcagcaacaactgcagcagcaaacactGTTAGAGCTGTCGAGTATGGCCACTGTTGGCGATGCTGCAGCCGTACAGAgcatgctgcagcagcaggatgTGCTACTTCCGCCAACCACCGTCACCGGCAGCCCAACAACATCGAtaatgcagcaacagcaacaacagcaagagcaacatcaacaacaactgcaacagcagcagcaacaattgcaacaacatcagcagcatcagttgcaacaacaacaacagcaacaacaacagcatcaattgcaacaactacaacaacagcaactccaacaacaacaactgcagcaacaacagcagcaacaacaattgcaacaacaacaacaacaactacagcaacagcagcagcagcaacaacaacaactgcatcaacagcaacaacaacaacaacggttgCAGCAGCAAGAACAGCAACTACACCATCACTTGCAACagctgcaacagcagcatgaacagcagcagcagcagcaacaacaacaacaggtgTTGGCGGAAAAAATGGACGTCGGTATGGTCGGCGGACCGGTGGCCGTGTGCGACGCCCTGCTCATGGACACCCAGCTCCCAACCCAGCAGCCGATGGACACCTCGGCACCGCTGCCGATCGCCTCCCCACCCACGGTGGTCGGCACGCTGGGCGTGGTGCAGCTGGGCGGGCGCGGTGTCGTCGGCAACGGGGTGCCGCCGGAGGTACCGGTAACGGTGGTGCAGCCGGTCAGCGCCGTGCCGGCGGTCGGTGTGGCCCGCCCGCTCGAGGTGGTCGTCGAACCGGCCATACCGATGGACTCGATCGGGCTCCATCCGTCCCAGGAGTCGCTGGCGGAGGAGTCGCGCGCCCTCGCGTCGGAGCTGACCGCCATGACCGAGACCGAGCTGATGAACTACATCTGCCCGAGCGCGTTCGATGCCG tgTAA
- the LOC11176031 gene encoding uncharacterized protein LOC11176031 isoform X2, translating to MDAAANKRGRGKGTRSTGRTVAAAVAVGGGAAANSGTNSPIVVSPSVVTLERRSTLPIPSITGNSSSTVLGVAANNATATASTATTTTASAPSIQRKLLRLAGKRHTGKGVSLGATTSKLACSSRTHLVRKALPVSGAVVGSVADRLHHRHGGVVPPIISTATANRNSANEAKLGKHHHPLPHQQNGYVAAAGSSYAPIVPYGPPGLLDGAETHQAGVAAVAASTRMVATSVSPLSPQTLSPSTGSSSPSTISPGVSLAASPLASCTGRQNAPAGGGARTANSNRGATASSVPFRMAPGTDGSFSVAGVPPALISSRDGKIQLQIVTQPEQQHRARYQTEGSRGAVKDRSGNGFPVVRLVGYNKPAALLVYIGSDVGRPTPHIFYQACKVSGKNSTPCVERILEGTKYIEVQLKPENNMTVTCDCVGILKERNVDVEYRFPDQTASRTKKKSTRCRMVFRTTITGEDGATETLQVSSHQIICTQPPGVPEILKKSLISCPVEGGLELFIIGKNFLKDTRVVFHRPKAVPAHSAFTRTAAAGAAWEHAVAPDKEHLNQVHLICKVPPYERQDITEPVTIKLYILSSGKKSETHDFIYTPKGEHTALSAATTVATIPGRRNRLGTAVGQQQQQQQQPPQHQQQQPPPTSHNYFSELAGLGNNGAGVQNGGNVTAVPNVDGAALANAINAIAATAAGMGELPGPNGAAGGRFVCNGNRTEAVSPFDEPANVHASRPMFLRTSTPLEIEAKGMMPPPINVLPTGSIIPPQCHPGVLSLPSPNQPIQPAVDVFKPELVEPECSRSHMADEESLDQFAVKASLARFGASVENSLDGILFAPVPAEPSILYRRRSVRQPSMEMEDSCSNMSLLANDSRMMDLPSAGGAAAAAAAGGGGSSGGGSLSIGSHFDTVMNIATLTSFCGSLPVAPMETNYMGGEPLGTAKPPPLPVDCDIKSIIKTEPQTPHASTTPVNMQLDQLLAASGVCSDAIATQIEAECLLQQQQQQQQQQQQQQQQQQQQEQQQQQQQQQQQQQQQQQQQQQQQQQQQQQQQQQQQQQQQQQQQQQQQQQQQQQQQQQQEQHQQQQQQQQQQQQQLHQQTQQQQQQQLQQQQQQLHQQTQQQQQQQQQLQQQHQQTQQQQQQQLQQQTLLELSSMATVGDAAAVQSMLQQQDVLLPPTTVTGSPTTSIMQQQQQQQEQHQQQLQQQQQQLQQHQQHQLQQQQQQQQQHQLQQLQQQQLQQQQLQQQQQQQQLQQQQQQLQQQQQQQQQQLHQQQQQQQRLQQQEQQLHHHLQQLQQQHEQQQQQQQQQQVLAEKMDVGMVGGPVAVCDALLMDTQLPTQQPMDTSAPLPIASPPTVVGTLGVVQLGGRGVVGNGVPPEVPVTVVQPVSAVPAVGVARPLEVVVEPAIPMDSIGLHPSQESLAEESRALASELTAMTETELMNYICPSAFDAV from the exons atgGATGCGGCGGCAAACAAACGTGGCCGGGGCAAGGGCACGCGCTCGACGGGACGAACAGTGGCCGCCGCCGttgccgttggtggtggtgctgctgctaactCCGGGACAAACTCACCCATCGTCGTCTCCCCGTCGGTGGTAACGCTGGAGCGACGTTCGACCTTACCAATACCGAGTATTActggcaacagcagcagcacggtccTCG GAGTGGCAGCCAACAACGCGACCGCCACTgcctccaccgccaccaccaccaccgccagcgcGCCTAGCATACAGCGCAAGCTGCTGCGGCTGGCCGGCAAACGGCACACGGGCAAAGGGGTCAGTCTCGGTGCGACGACCAGCAAGCTGGCCTGCAGCAGCCGCACGCATCTCGTGCGGAAGGCGCTGCCCGTGTCGGGCGCGGTGGTCGGCAGCGTGGCCGACCGGTTGCATCACCGGCACGGCGGTGTCGTACCGCCCATCATCAGCACGGCGACGGCGAACCGGAACAGTGCGAACGAGGCCAAGCTCGGCAAGCACCACCATCCGCTGCCGCACCAGCAGAACGGGTACGTGGCGGCGGCGGGCAGCAGCTACGCCCCGATCGTGCCGTACGGGCCGCCCGGTTTGCTGGACGGAGCGGAGACCCATCAAGCGGGTGTTGCGGCTGTCGCCGCCAGTACAAG AATGGTTGCCACGTCCGTGTCTCCGCTGTCGCCGCAGACCCTATCGCCCTCGACCGGATCCTCCTCGCCGTCCACGATCTCGCCGGGCGTGTCGCTTGCCGCCTCCCCGCTGGCCAGCTGCACCGGCCGGCAGAATGCACCGGCCGggggaggtgcgcgcacggcCAACAGCAACAGGGGGGCAACCGCATCGTCCGTACCGTTCCGGATGGCGCCCGGCACCGACGGTAGCTTCTCGGTCGCGGGCGTCCCGCCCGCCCTCATCAGCTCGCGCGACGGCAAGATACAGCTGCAGATAGTGACGcagccggagcagcagcaccgggcTCGCTACCAGACGGAGGGGTCGCGCGGCGCGGTGAAGGACCGCAGCGGCAACGGCTTTCCGGTGGTGCGGCTGGTCGGCTACAACAAACCGGCCGCGCTGCTGGTGTACATCGGGTCGGACGTGGGCCGGCCGACGCCGCACATCTTCTACCAGGCGTGCAAGGTGTCGGGCAAAAACTCGACCCCGTGCGTGGAGCGCATCCTGGAGGGCACCAAGTACATCGAGGTGCAGCTGAAGCCGGAAAACAACATGACCGTCACGTGCGACTGCGTGGGCATACTGAAGGAGCGGAACGTCGACGTGGAGTACCGGTTTCCCGACCAGACGGCGTCCCGCACGAAGAAAAAGTCCACCCGCTGCCGGATGGTGTTCCGCACCACCATTACCGGGGAGGACGGGGCGACCGAGACGCTGCAGGTGTCGTCGCATCAAATTATCTGCA CGCAACCACCGGGCGTGCCGGAAATACTGAAAAAATCCCTCATCTCCTGCCCGGTCGAGGGCGGTCTGGAGCTGTTCATCATAGGCAAAAACTTCCTCAAGGATACGCGCGTCGTCTTCCATCGGCCGAAGGCGGTGCCCGCACACTCGGCATTTACGCGCACGGCAGCTGCCGGTGCGGCCTGGGAGCATGCGGTCGCTCCCGACAAGGAGCATTTGAATCAG GTTCATCTCATCTGCAAGGTGCCACCGTACGAGCGGCAGGACATTACCGAGCCGGTCACGATCAAGCTGTACATCCTGTCCAGCGGCAAGAAGAGCGAAACGCATGACTTTATCTACACGCCGAAAGGTGAGCATACGGCGCTCAGTGCCGCGACCACGGTGGCTACCATCCCGGGGCGCCGCAACCGTTTAGGTACGGCCgttggccagcagcagcagcagcagcagcagccgccgcaacaccagcaacagcagccgccaCCAACGTCGCACAACTATTTTAGCGAGCTGGCCGGCCTCGGCAACAATGGGGCCGGGGTGCAGAACGGTGGCAACGTTACCGCCGTGCCGAACGTTGACGGTGCTGCGCTGGCCAATGCGATCAATGCGATCGCGGCCACGGCCGCCGGCATGGGCGAGCTGCCCGGCCCGAACGGAGCTGCTGGCGGTCGCTTTGTCTGCAACGGCAACCGGACGGAAG CCGTGTCGCCGTTCGACGAGCCGGCGAACGTGCACGCCAGCCGGCCAATGTTTCTGCGCACCTCGACGCCGCTCGAGATCGAGGCGAAGGGCATGATGCCGCCGCCGATCAACGTGCTGCCGACCGGAAGTATTATCCCGCCCCAGTGCCACCCGGGCGTGCTGTCGCTGCCCTCGCCCAACCAGCCGATCCAGCCGGCGGTGGACGTGTTCAAGCCGGAGCTGGTCGAGCCGGAGTGCAGCCGCAGCCACATGGCGGACGAGGAGTCGCTCGACCAGTTCGCGGTGAAGGCTTCGCTGGCCCGGTTCGGTGCGTCGGTCGAGAACTCGCTGGACGGCATCCTGTTCGCGCCGGTCCCGGCCGAGCCGAGCATACTGTACCGGCGGCGCAGCGTCCGGCAGCCGAGCATGGAGATGGAAGACAGCTGCTCGAACATGTCGCTGCTGGCGAACGACAGCCGCATGATGGACCTACCGAGCGCTGGCggtgcagcggcagcagcagctgccggcggtggtggtagtagcggGGGTGGGTCGCTGTCGATCGGGTCGCACTTCGACACGGTGATGAACATTGCCACGCTGACGTCCTTCTGCGGCAGCCTGCCGGTGGCACCGATGGAAACGAACTACATGGGCGGGGAGCCGCTGGGCACGGCCAAGCCGCCGCCCCTGCCGGTCGACTGCGACATCAAGAGCATCATCAAAACGGAGCCGCAGACGCCGCACGCCTCGACGACGCCGGTCAACATGCAGCTGGACCAGTTGCTGGCAGCTTCCGGCGTGTGCAGCGACGCGATTGCCACGCAGATCGAGGCGGAAtgtttgctgcagcagcaacagcagcagcagcagcaacaacaacagcagcagcaacaacagcagcagcaggaacagcaacaacagcaacaacaacaacaacagcaacaacagcagcagcaacaacagcagcagcaacaacagcagcagcaacagcagcaacaacaacagcagcagcagcagcagcaacaacaacagcagcaacaacaacaacaacaacaacaacagcagcagcagcaacagcagcaggaacaacaccagcaacaacagcaacagcagcagcagcaacaacaacaactccatcaacaaactcaacaacagcaacaacaacaattgcagcagcaacaacaacaactgcatcaacaaactcaacaacaacagcaacaacaacaacagctgcagcaacagcatcaacaaactcaacaacaacagcagcaacaactgcagcagcaaacactGTTAGAGCTGTCGAGTATGGCCACTGTTGGCGATGCTGCAGCCGTACAGAgcatgctgcagcagcaggatgTGCTACTTCCGCCAACCACCGTCACCGGCAGCCCAACAACATCGAtaatgcagcaacagcaacaacagcaagagcaacatcaacaacaactgcaacagcagcagcaacaattgcaacaacatcagcagcatcagttgcaacaacaacaacagcaacaacaacagcatcaattgcaacaactacaacaacagcaactccaacaacaacaactgcagcaacaacagcagcaacaacaattgcaacaacaacaacaacaactacagcaacagcagcagcagcaacaacaacaactgcatcaacagcaacaacaacaacaacggttgCAGCAGCAAGAACAGCAACTACACCATCACTTGCAACagctgcaacagcagcatgaacagcagcagcagcagcaacaacaacaacaggtgTTGGCGGAAAAAATGGACGTCGGTATGGTCGGCGGACCGGTGGCCGTGTGCGACGCCCTGCTCATGGACACCCAGCTCCCAACCCAGCAGCCGATGGACACCTCGGCACCGCTGCCGATCGCCTCCCCACCCACGGTGGTCGGCACGCTGGGCGTGGTGCAGCTGGGCGGGCGCGGTGTCGTCGGCAACGGGGTGCCGCCGGAGGTACCGGTAACGGTGGTGCAGCCGGTCAGCGCCGTGCCGGCGGTCGGTGTGGCCCGCCCGCTCGAGGTGGTCGTCGAACCGGCCATACCGATGGACTCGATCGGGCTCCATCCGTCCCAGGAGTCGCTGGCGGAGGAGTCGCGCGCCCTCGCGTCGGAGCTGACCGCCATGACCGAGACCGAGCTGATGAACTACATCTGCCCGAGCGCGTTCGATGCCG tgTAA